The Lycium barbarum isolate Lr01 chromosome 11, ASM1917538v2, whole genome shotgun sequence genome contains the following window.
GAACAAGAACATGAAGACACAAAAACACTAGGGATCAAACTTTCATTGCATTCCAAACGTCAAAAGAGTTGCAACGAAACAATTACATAACATTACCTAACATCAAAAACACTTGTAACGAAAACATTACCTAACACTAGCAACGAAACCATTACATCGCATTTCATCTAACTAGCAGAACTACTAAAGCCACAAACCAAATGTTCCAACCCTTACATTAGATCAACTTTTCAAATCTTCCCTCATAACATGTAACTAAACACAAACCAAACAAAGCAACACAATAATACAACATAAACTTTTATCGACAAATTCCAAACACTTCCACCAATACAAGAAGCATCAACCACGTCCACTACTTCTTTAAAATCTTCATTATCGATAGAAGAAGCCTCAAGCTCATGCACAACGTCCTTAAAAGTCACATTATCAATAGTTGAAGAATTGGcctcaagttcatcaacaatttcCTTAAAATCATCATTATGAATTGTTGAAGAGTTCTCCTCAAGTTCATCCACAATTTCCTTCAAAGCTTTGAGTTGAAGAAACTCAACTTTATCCTTCAAAAACTTGTTTTCGTTAATAAGCGCATCATTTTCACTCCTCAAAATATTGTTTTTACTAATGAGAGCATCCTTTTCACATTTCAATTTGTTGATCACTTGGATAGCTCTTGTTGAAATTTTTTTGTCTTCCCATACCCAGTATCCACAAGATAATGCCTTCAAAAAACAGAAAATTAAcgacaaaaccaaaaaaaaaaaaaatcagaatcaACCACAAAACAAATTACACCATGAAAAAGAAAAGAGCTAGCTTACATCGGGCTTATGGCACCTGAAAAAGCGTCTACCGGGGTTATTTGGAGTCCACGAAGTCAAATGGAGTGCAGCAACTCCACAACCACAAAACCGACCAGTTGACGAGCTCGAATTTTCAGACATTTCAAGAGCAATAATGAGCAAAATCAAACAATAAATCTAAACTAGTTAAAATATCATTCAATCTAAGAGGAATTTACAACCctaattttttggaaaaaaaaactcCATTGAAGAAGAGGTAAAGAAGAGGTGAAGAAGAGAGAGTGaaatgagagaaaaaaaaaataacgttGGGTATTAATTTGTTGGGTTCGGGCCGGGCATCGGATACTGGTCATAAAAAGAGGGGGACCCGAGTCTTTGTGGGCACCGTTAGCATAAGGGCAGATATGGTGCAAAAAAAAAACGTTGGGGGCATACTCGAGCCAAGCTTTTAACGACGGGTATATGTGTGCAATTTCGCAAaggttaggggcatatttgagccttcgCCGTTTTTAAAAAGATGTTTTCCAGCTACCAAACACACCCTCGTTATGAAAGAAATCTATATGCTATTTGGCCCAATAAAAGTTTTCCAATAATTTCGGGAAAAGAAGTATATGCATCTTGCAAGTAAATAGTAAGGGGAAATTTCAATAatgtataatctagcataaaaAATTACATTTGCGTaaccatatttttaaattacttCCCGCATAGACACTctttcacaatatacaacattatacaactttatacatctGGAGTATACAATATATCAACCTTAtgtaaaagtgtataataataatatatatagtgtataataatgtataagaggtgtttatatacAAGAAAATTCAATTGTATACAACAATGTACAACATTTTTTCAATTGTAGTGATGATACAAATATATAACAGGCTTTTGAAATGAGGGTACAAATTGGGCCATTTCGGGTAATTTTATAAACATGGCCTATTTCGGCTAATTATTTTCTCTAAATAGTCATAGAGGGTTATTTTTCCCAAACAATTATCCGCCCATCTTACTTTCACGCCCCCGAAATTATTTACCCGGATGCGCCGAAATTATGATACCAAGATGGCATCACTTTGTctcttatataccatgatggtatcataggAGACTTTTTACATTTCTTCAAAAGCACTCATCAGCCCTCTATGAAACCCATATGATATATTTAAAATACTTACAGAGTATCATAGaggatcatgttcatttattaaaaaaaaaagtccaaaaaacctctataatatcatcatcttatatacatatactgagATAGTATCATGAAGGATTACTTCAATCCTTCAATGATGAGACACTCCTCAAGCTTCCATGATGCCATCATGGTATATCACATATaatgagatggtatcatggaggactgtttCAATCCTTTAATGAGACACTCTCTTAGTCCTTCATGATACAaccatggtatataaatatattgaggtggtatcatggaggactgcttttatacttctcttagtcctccattataccatcatgatatataaaatTACAAGTTTTTGTTCAAAATCAAAGTCTCCACTAAATGATTTGAAATTTTGTTGACAACCTCCTTAAACTATTTGCAACAAGTCTAAACACCACACCTTCTCACAAAAATCAGATTCGAAATTCAAATCCATTTCTTCAAGCATGTTCAATAATTATTAATTACTTTTTTAATATGATTTTCATCATCCAAATCCTACAATCTCACTACTTTAACCACTGAGCTCCAAACATAGCAAATAAATCGAGTTTGTCAACTAACAACCGAGAGACGCTGGGTTGCAGAAGAGAAATAGGAAAAGTGATGTATCCTTCTAGTTATATACAATATGAGTCAAATTCAGGTgaacgttaaaaaaaaaaacatggacccctTTTAGTAATAAATGTAAGTTGAGTGACTGAAAGTGTAAAATATCATAATTGATTGACACAACTAAGGGACGCGTTTTGGTCCACAAAATACGCTGTTCTAGCCGAAGAATCTTTTGGAAGTCTATGAAACTCAAAAGTCTTCTGGCCATTTTGTGGAGCTTGACAATTCTGAGTTCGACAGGAAGAAAAAGTAACATAataatagtaattttttttttaaagcaaccATATGATTTGCTTGCATGGATTAAGTATAAATTTCTATACTAGAATTTGTAGTAGTAACTAGATCCTACAGTAATAGTTTAAAGTGGTAAATTTGATCAACTCTTCTGACCAAAATATATGCTACAAATCCAGTAGACtaaaacttatatatttatgGTACAACTTCAGTTGACTAAAACTAGTCTTTTTGTGGATACTGTTGGCATCCTATTCTAAAACAATCAACTATTGTCTTTTTGTACAAATAATCAGTACCATGTATACCTCAGCGAGCAAAACAACTTCAATTATACTAAAGGAATTTATGGAAAGCATTTGAATATACAGAATTTAAGAGGTTCCGTGTTTAAAAAACTTAACCTGGTCATCTTTTGTATTTCCACGAACTTCATTATTTAAGAATAATGTACTTCAACCTTCTCCAATGACTTAACTCATATTGTTCACTCAAGTTGTGTTTAAGCTCCCGTTTGATCATATATTTTGGGAGCATATTTTGAAGATTTGTTTTAAAATctttgtttggccataaaattttgacaaattttgaaaacaaatcttcaaattCTCAAATTATGGCTCAAACCTGTTGTTGGATCATGACTATGTTTTGaccttttcaaaacttttaataACTAACCCaaacttttgtattttataaacaAACCCATCAATTTATGACCCAACTAATCCTATGATCCTATCTAACATGTTCCTCCATTAAAATTGTATCAACCATGTTTCCGCAATTAAAACAGACTCTTCTATAAAGTGAACATTGCTCGTACaatgtgggaagattatattaaagaatagctagttactatcgttgtttttcttttcttacaCGGATGGATCTTTGCattgtaatttgaattgtagTAGCTAGTAAGTGTGTTATTAACACTTATtattaaaatatcatgttctGCATAATTTGGGATTAGCAAGTACATGGTGTATGGTTGGGTATTCTTGATAGTTTTTAGAACTTATGAGTATTAGTAATGTTTCATgttttcaaaaacaaaaaagtgaaatatgttttgaaaaactatggctaaacacattttcaaaacttgaaaaacttCACCCAAATGAAGTATTTTAAACTTTTTTTGGGAATCTATGGCCGAACGCTAGCTAATTATTTAAGCTTCAACATGAATATGATCGAGCAGAAGCGATTATTCCATGATTTAAGTTATGAGTTAAGTTCGGAATTCTGCCACATTTACTTCATTTGATTTATTGGGTCTGAGATCTATTATTTATACttatttaataaattttttattatatatacaaCATTTGAGCCAAAATTATTGAGTTCAGATCAACCTATAACTCATGATCAACTACATCCGCCTATGTGATCAAGTGTGTATAGCTAACTTCATGATAAGACTAAGAAGCGTTGTTTCATTTGCACACTGTAAACTTTTAGCGTGACAATGACTTCTATTTTGAAAGCTCAATTTATATTTTATGATGTCAAGATATTTTTTTTGCTCTAGTTGGAACGTCCAGCTTCAAATTAACGAGAGGTTTGGCTGTAATGCCCCCctctttatatatattttttgataGAATATGAAATATCATCCTACAAtgggaagattttttttttttttaaaaagagctGCCTTTTCGCTCTTATTTCCCTTAAAAAGATTCTAAACTTTGTAAGTAAATCATTTTTGCACGTAGGAATAATACCACTTTTGCTCCCTAAAGTTATTGGTAGATTCTAATATTGGTCCTAGTAATAATTAAGCATATTTAATCTTCAATACATTAAATTGTGTGCTTTGGTCCCTTTACATAGCAAATATTGCATTTACACTATTTTTAGAATAGGGAATTATAAGTACAAGCTCAACATACCAAAATGTGTAGTTAAAATGATTCAATGGTTTATAGTTCATTAAATATCTGAAGAGACAAGTGGAGGGACAAAAAATTGAACATTTCAATTTGTTAAAGATTAAATGTACTTCGAAAGATTATCATAAGAACAAAATCAGAACTTATCGATATTTCAGGAACTAAAAGCGAAAATCCTTTTGGGTATCTCTCCCCTTACTGAATTAGTTTGTGTCTTTAGAATTCGAAATCTTTTTCGTTTTTTCCTTGCTCTTTCTTTATGTGAATTCATTGAAAAAGATAAAGAAGTAATTGGACGAATGATGATATTCAGTTAAATGTTCTTATGCTATTACATTATGCACAATTTATTGGACAGCAAGGTACAGTCTCTCATGGATTAAAGTCTAAAACGAATATACCTAGTAGTACTCCCTTCATTCCATTATAGTTGTCATGTTTCTTTTCAAAAGATAcacaaaaaatattataagttgtaatttttttttatatcaatatGGTCAAAAACTAGATCTTAAAACATTAGTCAAAGTTCAAGTAGTCTGACTCTCGAAAATTGAAATGTGTCAagtattttgggacggagggaatagtATCTAATCTAAAGCTTCGAAATTCAATTAACAGGACGACCTTTGGTTTCAGACCGTAATTTTGTAAGTTAAATTTGTTCATATATTCATGTTTTTACTGTTCATGTACATAAAATGTTTATGATTTTTAATTAACGTTATTTTCTTAACAAATAAATGAAAACGAAGTCTAAAAAAGGAACCTAAAGTCAATACTAgccaaaaggaaagaaaaaggtgGAAGCTAAATAAAAAAACCAAAGTGAAGCCAAAccacaaaacaatttttttttcttttaatgtgAAAGTACCATCTATAAATCAGTGTGAACAGAACTCTGGAACTATAGCTGATCAGCTTTCGATATAATTGCTCTACCACCAAGTGCCAAGTGACATCACCCTGTTAATTAATTAACATTGTAATAACATGATAACCTATCTGAATAGAGAAGCTACAATTCACACCTTTTTATTTATTGTATCTTTAACGTCAATTTCAAGAAGAATATACGAGAATATCTTAGCATATACAATTAGTTAATTTAATCAGATAGAATCAATCAAATCTAGTTAAGAAGTAAAAGAAGAATAGCTTTGCATAAAATCAACTTAATGAGTAGAAAATGAGTTAACTGCCAGCTAATTAAGAGGATTATACGATTGgagaataaaataataataataaagaagaATATACTAGGAGGctaaaaattaattaaacttgCCGCAACATCAACATCTTGACTGAATTGGTCTCCTCTTTGTTAATATATGTCGACATTATTTTGACTCTTGGTGAGGCTAGACTTGTTTTTTGCTCTGATTctcttcattctttctctatccGTCCATGATTACGAAGCATTATGGCAACATTATGTCCACACTTTTTGGCATTATTAATGCCTGTTTACTATAAATCAGCAATTAACTATGTATAAATGTATTCTTTAATATTTAAGTATTAAAGTTAACTATAAACACGCAATATAGTGATAAGTAGAGTATAAACTTGGATACTTAGGCCGAAACATTCAATTTATATGTTAATTCGCATATAAGATTCTTAAAATTTTTAATATATAATGTACATATTTGACAATTAAATGAAAAGTATTACTTCCTCGGTCTTATTGTAACTGAGGTTTTAGCTCTTTTTATGTTTattaagaaaaaataataaatacaagTTTTACTAAGTACCCTATTTATTAAATGTTTGTTTTAGAATTGAACAAAAACTACTTCTTTAGTGTTAAGAATATAGTTGAAACGATTGCCAACTTTAATCTTTAATTCTTAAAGTGATACTAATTATTTTGGCATAACTTTTTTGagctaaaacaacaattaaaatgaAACGGAGGTCGTAGAAGTCAATATAGCTTCTTAATAATTCCAGTAATATTaaccaaaaaaaatgttacaTTGCACAAAAGGAAGTAGTATCTgtattattttatttctttttcaagttatGACTTATGACTACGTGTTCTATATAAATTGGCAATGTGCTGATCTTTCTTGATTCTCTCAGTATTTTtctcctttttaaaacatttcaTGTGGCAACTGGAAAGAGTCCATAAAATAGCCAAAATATCATTGGGATCACAGGATAGAAGCCTATGATCTTTCCACGGTTCTGATTTTGTCACTTGAAAAAGCACCACGGTTCTGACTTTGTCACTTGAAAAAGAAGTCCAAATCCGTACATAATTGATCAAAAGCTCTTTTTTGGTTTTCAATACCCATATTTCAGCCATGGCAAAGGTCGTTTTTTGGTCCATTCTGTTGCTTCTTCCGGCCATAGTATTAGGCGAATGTACTTGTGATTCTGAAGACGAAGAGAGAAACAAACCCGAGGCACTCAAGTACAAAATGGTAGCGCTTGCTGCCATTTTGGTTTCGAGTACAATTGGGGTGTGTATTCCAGTACTTGGAAAAGCAATTCCCGCCCTAAGCCCAGATAAGAATTTTTTCTTCATAATTAAAGCTTTTGCGGCAGGTGTGATCCTAGCCACAGGTTTTATACACGTACTTCCTGATGCATTTGAAAGTTTAACATCGCCGTGTTTGAAAGAACACCCGTGGGGAGATTTTCCTTTTAGTGGATTTGTGGCAATGATTGCTGCAATGGGGACTCTGATGGTGGATACTTATGCAACTTCTTATTACAATAAGAAAGGTATGAAAAGTGGAGTGGTGACTCAGTCTCGAGATGAAGAAGGAGCTATTAATGTTCATTCGCATGCCGCACATGGACATGCACATGGTTCATTATTAGTGACGGGTGTTTCTGAGTCCGAGCTCCTTCGTTATCGTGTTATCTCTCAGGTATTCATTTAAGTAATATATACTGACGGTGTAAAAAATCTTTAAATATACCATCCGAATAACTTGATTTGATATAATAAATTACTAAACATCTAAGTTAGGTTACTTATCATTACTTATTACCCCGTATATGTTACTTATTGAATGACTTGATAGTGTAAATATTCTTTATGACTATTTTAAGTTCGAAGTTTTTTGCTACTCTTAGAAAAACAATTTTATTACACCGGAAAGATCAAGGAACGAATGAAAGGGAGAAAGTAAAGTGCGAATTGAGCCTGCACTTATTGTGTGATAGATTCACTATTCAATACGTAAAAGGAATGTATATATTTTTTCTCTTTAGCTTTATACtattttttcaaattaatattctCAACTTTAAATCTTAAAATGAAGGTTTTTCATTTGAATATTTTTCTCCATTGAGACTAATAATAATTGTTGAACTATAAATTCAAGTTTGTCCTTTTTTCCACTCTTTTTTCCTGTATGAATTTGTATGATCTATCATGAATTAGTATTagccaaattaaaaaaaaatgataaattgCTGAAAGCATTGTTTCTTTGCAAAATATCATGGACTAGACAATTTACAAGAGTCCAATTTCAATGGAATAGACAATTGTCAATGAAAGAGAAATTTGAGATATTTTTTACTAAGTAGTCAACAATATGATGTTATCATAATAAGAACTTAAATAACATACTGTTGTAAAAGTCATCACCAATGAATCTTTTTTTTCCTGGATAATACAAAGCGCTGAGCTATTTACAGATAATTCTTGTTTTCTCGTCCAGTAATAGCCACTGTTTGTCCTTATTTTCGTAAagacaagacaaaaaaaaaaaaaaaaaaaaaaaaaaaaaaaaaaaaaacctcactATCACTCTTGATTATAtgcaacttcttcttcttcctctttttttttttttctttttttttttctgtgaaTAACATTTCTGCTGGGGCATGCAGGTTTTGGAACTAGGGATAATTGTACACTCTGTGATTATTGGAATAGCTTTGGGTGCTTCTGAAAGTCCCAAAACTATAAGGCCTCTTGTAGGTGCTTTGACTTTTCATCAATTTTTCGAAGGCATGGGACTTGGTGGATCTATTGCTCAGGTAATTACACATTTATTCTCATGTTATATGGATAACTAAGAATCATAATCTAACCATAAGTCACATTGAGTTTCGTgatttaatttaattatgtaATTGTACCTAATCCGTCCATTTAACATGGCTAAATATGAGATGAGGTATCACACTTTTACACGTTTATTGTCCTATGTTTAACACAAGATTCCTAAGGGTTTGTTTGATTGATGGTTTGAAATAATTGACAACATAAAATCCTGCATAACATAATATATTATTTGGTTGGCTGCATAAGAAAAAATACTGATCACACATAGCTAAAATATTATGCGGGACAGAATGCAGATAAGAACGAGCATATTTATTATCAATTCGGAGATTagattatttaaaaataaaaatattcatTTAAAATAATTAGTTCACGTATAATGATCTCCTAATTATAAAACTCGTTGCGTAACAATATTTCATTAGAGATCTTTTTATTCTCAACATATTGGGGGGGTTttcggggtggggtggggggtgggggtggtggtggGAGTGTTTAGGGACAGTAGATTGTTTTGGGTCCATTCCATTTCTGTGTATTGAAGGCTACTCACTGCAAGTTTCTTGTCTAGCTTTCGACAAACTCTTGAATGTGAAGTGTCATGGGCCTTTTGTCCAAATGCATAGTTACAAATTTACTGCCAttcaaagtaaaaaaaataaaaaaataagcacATTTTTTTGTACGGATttccttcaaaagcactggtctttaatttttgcctcttaAATTGgtgtctttaaattttgtccttcgctaGACGCGCCTTGATTCCGGATTTGAGCCCCTGCTcagtcaaaaaataaaataaaattcgcaaggcataagttgatattcgcaaggcagagttttgcatacctcaggcagaattttgaatgTAAACTCTACCTGCAGGCAGAGTTTGCAAAACTCTACCTACAGGCATACAAAACTCtgcctgcaggtagagttttgaATGAGGCCTAACTTTGTTACGCCTCAAGCAGAATTTTTGAATGCaaactctacctgcaggcataCAAAACTCCACCTGCAGGCAGAGTTTCAAAACTCTAACTACAGGCAGAGTTTTGCTACAAACTCTGCCttgctatttttattttttatttttttgactgAGCTGGGATTTGATCCTCAAACCTCATGATATGAAGCgaaggacaaatattaaagaccaccaatttaatggcaaaaattaaagaccaccccaaaagaaggacatcCCTGCGAATTCTCCAAAAAAGCATGTTACGTTGAGTTAATGAGGAACAATATTGAGGGCACAGTACTACTTATTATGTATTGCAAAAATTTAGGTATCGGCACGTTATGCAGTGTTCGTTACA
Protein-coding sequences here:
- the LOC132617185 gene encoding zinc transporter 5-like; this translates as MAKVVFWSILLLLPAIVLGECTCDSEDEERNKPEALKYKMVALAAILVSSTIGVCIPVLGKAIPALSPDKNFFFIIKAFAAGVILATGFIHVLPDAFESLTSPCLKEHPWGDFPFSGFVAMIAAMGTLMVDTYATSYYNKKGMKSGVVTQSRDEEGAINVHSHAAHGHAHGSLLVTGVSESELLRYRVISQVLELGIIVHSVIIGIALGASESPKTIRPLVGALTFHQFFEGMGLGGSIAQAKLKSRVVAIMALFFSLTTPIGIVIGIGITNVYDENSPTALIVEGIFNSASAGILIYMALVDFLAADFMHPRMQGNGKLQLGANVSLLLGAGLMALIAKWA